Proteins from a genomic interval of Ramlibacter algicola:
- a CDS encoding protein kinase domain-containing protein, which yields MTVKKLGRYDIIRTLGKGAMGLVYEGMDSVLQRRVAIKTIIVENLDSKAADEYESRFRTEALAAARLQHPNIVTVYDFGRHEGVAYLVMQYIEGDDLKDHLDRGEKFPPQISVAMILDLLSALDHAHENNIVHRDIKPANMLIEKGRVKLTDFGVARIQDPDAANKTQVGAGGIGTPRYMSPEQAQGQRVDSRSDLFSTGIVLYELLTGQRPFDGDNPFAIIHQIISAVPPPPTYYNAKLPKSIDAVVAKALAKNRDERFSTAREFAMSLKAAGQRVSSGTMASRSAPSLGADTTPGPGGQGSDTAPPPTGSSITLELELEYWKEVKDSEDADDFVAFLEQFPNGKFAALAQRRLKKLGRDVDETPAPSDTASRRTPPAPQDDDEATRLPGISTSGTGGTAGMSGSLKLTDKSIVAPAQDATVISPQTLRVISTAARSATGSQPAAMGDTVIARAGLQPEDPRAKAAREAEAARAAEEARAAEARAATAAKEVERLEAERQAEEARKQAEAQARAKAEAEAKAKAESEARAKAEAEAKAKAEAEAKAKAEAEAKAKAEAEAKAKAEAEAKRQAELARQKAEAEAKAKAEAKAKAEAEAKRQAELARQKAEAEAKARADAEAKARAEAEAKRKAEEDAQFKADIARKKAETEARAKAEAEEAKRKKDEDARLKADLARQRAEADARAKAEQEARRKADEATRKAAEEARRGPAVQPAVARAPAEADKPKSRMVPMAVAGVVALGVIGFAVKTMVGGQSAEPAAVTTAPAPEAQPEQQAKLTTRPPAEPPKPPAEEAKVAPTPAPAPAGKAAPAPTPAPTPAPVKTPAPTPAPTAAPAKQAPAPTPAPTPAPTPAPTPAPARPVTATPAPAPSPAPTPAPTPAPAAQPVQNAATLLAQAQDAERGGNMSAAISAYRRAANAGSGAAARRLGELYTKGGNGVDRDAQQANFWNNKARDLGEAMREGPCALKAGTSC from the coding sequence GTGACCGTCAAGAAACTCGGCCGCTACGACATCATCCGCACCCTCGGCAAGGGCGCGATGGGCCTGGTCTATGAGGGCATGGACAGCGTCCTGCAGCGGCGGGTGGCCATCAAGACCATCATCGTCGAGAACCTCGACTCGAAGGCCGCCGACGAGTACGAGTCCCGTTTCCGGACGGAGGCGCTGGCCGCCGCGCGGCTGCAGCACCCGAACATCGTCACGGTGTACGACTTCGGCCGGCACGAGGGCGTCGCGTACCTGGTGATGCAGTACATCGAGGGCGACGACCTCAAGGACCACCTGGACCGCGGCGAGAAGTTCCCCCCGCAGATCTCGGTGGCGATGATCCTGGACCTGCTGTCCGCGCTGGACCATGCGCACGAGAACAACATCGTGCACCGGGACATCAAGCCGGCCAACATGCTGATCGAGAAGGGCCGGGTCAAGCTCACCGACTTCGGCGTGGCCCGCATCCAGGACCCGGACGCCGCCAACAAGACCCAGGTGGGCGCGGGCGGCATCGGCACCCCGCGCTACATGTCGCCCGAGCAGGCGCAGGGGCAGCGGGTCGATTCTCGGTCGGACCTGTTCTCGACCGGCATCGTCCTGTACGAACTGCTCACGGGGCAGCGCCCGTTCGATGGCGACAACCCGTTCGCGATCATCCACCAGATCATCAGCGCGGTCCCGCCGCCGCCGACGTACTACAACGCGAAGCTGCCGAAGTCCATCGACGCGGTGGTCGCCAAGGCCCTCGCCAAGAACCGCGACGAACGCTTTTCCACCGCCCGTGAATTCGCGATGTCCCTCAAGGCCGCCGGCCAGCGGGTCAGCAGCGGCACGATGGCCAGCCGCAGCGCGCCGTCGCTGGGTGCCGACACCACGCCGGGCCCGGGGGGCCAGGGCTCCGACACGGCGCCACCGCCGACCGGCTCCAGCATCACGCTGGAACTGGAGCTGGAGTACTGGAAGGAAGTCAAGGATTCCGAGGACGCCGACGACTTCGTCGCGTTCCTCGAGCAGTTCCCGAACGGCAAGTTCGCGGCACTGGCGCAGCGCCGCCTGAAGAAGCTGGGCAGGGACGTCGACGAGACGCCCGCACCGAGCGACACCGCGAGCCGCCGCACGCCACCTGCGCCGCAGGACGACGACGAAGCCACGCGGTTGCCCGGCATCTCCACCTCGGGCACCGGCGGCACGGCCGGCATGTCGGGCAGCCTCAAGCTGACCGACAAGTCCATCGTCGCGCCGGCCCAGGACGCCACCGTCATCAGCCCGCAGACGCTGCGCGTCATCAGCACCGCCGCGCGGTCCGCCACCGGTTCGCAGCCGGCGGCGATGGGCGACACGGTCATCGCGCGTGCCGGGTTGCAGCCCGAAGATCCGCGGGCCAAGGCGGCGCGCGAGGCCGAGGCCGCTCGCGCCGCCGAAGAGGCCCGCGCCGCCGAAGCGCGCGCCGCGACCGCGGCGAAGGAAGTCGAGCGCCTCGAAGCCGAGCGCCAGGCCGAGGAGGCTCGCAAGCAGGCCGAAGCGCAGGCGCGCGCGAAGGCGGAAGCCGAGGCGAAGGCCAAGGCGGAATCGGAAGCACGCGCGAAGGCCGAAGCGGAGGCCAAGGCCAAGGCCGAAGCAGAAGCGAAGGCGAAGGCGGAGGCGGAAGCCAAGGCCAAGGCGGAGGCGGAAGCCAAGGCCAAGGCCGAAGCCGAGGCGAAGCGCCAGGCCGAGCTGGCGCGGCAGAAGGCGGAAGCCGAAGCGAAGGCCAAGGCCGAAGCCAAGGCGAAGGCCGAAGCGGAAGCCAAGCGGCAGGCCGAGCTGGCGCGCCAGAAGGCCGAAGCCGAGGCGAAGGCCAGGGCGGATGCCGAAGCCAAGGCGCGCGCCGAAGCCGAGGCCAAGCGCAAGGCCGAGGAGGATGCGCAGTTCAAGGCCGACATCGCGCGCAAGAAGGCGGAGACCGAAGCGCGTGCCAAGGCGGAAGCCGAGGAAGCCAAGCGCAAGAAGGACGAGGACGCGCGCCTGAAGGCCGACCTGGCACGCCAGCGCGCGGAAGCCGATGCGCGCGCCAAGGCGGAGCAGGAAGCGCGCCGCAAGGCCGACGAAGCGACCCGCAAGGCGGCCGAAGAGGCCAGGCGCGGTCCCGCGGTGCAGCCCGCGGTCGCGCGTGCGCCGGCCGAAGCCGACAAGCCCAAGTCCAGGATGGTCCCGATGGCGGTGGCCGGCGTCGTGGCCTTGGGCGTGATCGGTTTCGCTGTGAAGACGATGGTGGGCGGCCAGTCCGCCGAGCCCGCGGCGGTGACCACGGCGCCCGCGCCGGAGGCGCAGCCGGAGCAGCAGGCCAAGCTCACCACGCGCCCGCCCGCCGAACCGCCGAAGCCGCCTGCCGAGGAAGCGAAAGTCGCCCCGACCCCCGCGCCGGCTCCGGCCGGCAAGGCGGCGCCGGCGCCAACTCCGGCGCCCACGCCGGCACCGGTGAAGACGCCTGCGCCGACGCCTGCACCCACCGCGGCACCTGCCAAGCAGGCCCCCGCACCGACCCCGGCTCCGACACCCGCGCCGACCCCGGCGCCCACGCCCGCACCGGCACGGCCCGTGACGGCGACGCCTGCACCGGCTCCGAGCCCCGCTCCAACTCCCGCGCCGACGCCGGCGCCCGCGGCGCAGCCGGTGCAGAACGCTGCGACCCTGCTCGCGCAGGCCCAGGACGCCGAGCGCGGCGGCAACATGTCGGCGGCGATCAGCGCCTACCGGCGTGCCGCCAACGCAGGCAGCGGCGCTGCGGCGCGCCGTCTTGGCGAGCTGTACACCAAGGGTGGCAACGGCGTCGACCGCGACGCGCAGCAGGCCAACTTCTGGAACAACAAGGCGCGCGACCTCGGCGAGGCGATGCGCGAGGGCCCCTGCGCCCTCAAGGCCGGCACCAGCTGCTGA